The Amycolatopsis umgeniensis DNA segment AGCTCGCCGCTTGGCACCGGGCGATGGGCGGCAGGATCGTGGTGAAGCCGAACCGCAGCGCCGGTGGCGACGGGGTGGCCTTCTGCGACACCCCGGAACGGTCGGTCGAGGCCTTGCGCGCGATCACCAGCCGCCAGAACGTGTTCTCCGAGGACAACGACTTCGTCGTCGCGCAGGAGTATCTCGCCGGCAGCGAGTACATGGTCAACACGGTGAGCATGGACGGACTGCACCAGGTGTGCGACATCTGGAAGAGCTCGCGGTTCGCCATCAACGGGGTGTCCGATCTGCTCGGCGCCTGCCAGATCGTGCCGCGTCGCGCGCCGGGCCACGACGAGCTGGTGGAGTACGCGTTCGCCGTGCTCGACGCGGTGGGCATCCGGCACGGGGCCGCGCACGTCGAGATCAAGCTGACCCCGCGGGGACCGCGGCTGATCGAGGTGGGTTCCCGGCTTTCCGGCGGCGACCTGCCACATCTGGCGCGGCTCGCGATCGGCGAGTCCCAGCTGGACTGGATGGCCGACGCCGTGCTCCGGCCGGAGAGGTTTCGCGAGCGCTGGGGCGAGGACTACCGGATCCAGCGCCACTACGCGTGGTCCGCGCTGCTCTCGCCGGTCGAGGGCACACTCCGCCGGTACACGGTGCTCGAGGAGATCGAGCGGCTGGAGAGCTTCCACGAGATGTTCGTGCTGACCCGGCCCGGGAAACCGTTGCGCCGCACCGTCGACGACACGACGTTCCCGGTGGTCGTCACGTTCATGCACGAGATCGAGGAGTACGTCCTGCGCGACCTCGGCACGCTGCGGTACCTCGACGGTGTGGGCTGCTACGAGCTGGAATCATGACGGCGCAAGGGTTCCTGCGGACGCGGCTCGGCGGGCTGCCCAAATCGTTCTGGGTGCTGTGGACGGGCACGCTCGTCAACCGGCTCGGCACGATGGTCCTGCCGTTCCTGGCGTTGTACCTGACCAGCGAGCGCGGCCTTTCGGTGGCGACGGCGGGTACCGTGCTGGCGCTGCTCGGGATCGGGCAGGTGTTCTCGCAGCTGATCGGTGGCGTGCTGGCCGACCGCATCGGACGGCGGGCGACACTGACCGGAGGCATGCTCGCGACCGGCGCGATCATGCTCGTGCTGGGTTACGTCGAGCGCCTCGAACTGATCGCGGTCGCCGCGCTGCTGCTCGGGCTGGCGCTCGACGTGTTCCGCCCGGCGACCCAGTCGATCGTGGCGGATCTGGTGCCGGGCGCCGACCGCACGCGGGCCTTCGGACTGCTGCTGTGGGCGATCAACCTCGGCTTCTCGATCGCGATGGTACTGGGCGGCACGATGGCCCGCGCCGGTTTCACGACGTTGTTCTGGGTGGACGCGGCGACGTGCGTGCTGTTCGCCCTGTTGGTGTGGAAGGCGGTACCGGAGACGCGCGGTGGCGGCCCGACCCGGGAGCGGGGTGGCTTCACCGTCGTCTTGCGCGACCGGGTCATGGTCGGGTTGATGCTGGTCTCGCTGGCGGTCGCGTTCGTGTTCCTGCAGAGCTTGGCGACCCTGCCGCTGGCGATGAGGGAGGACGGCCTTTCGCCGGCGGGGTACGGCCTGGTGATGGCTGTCAACGGGATCGTCATCGTGGTCGTGCAGCCGCTGGTGGGTCATCGGCTGGGCCGTTGGGATCCTTCACGGGTGCTCGCGTGCGGGATCCTGTTGACGGGCTTGGGTTTCGGTGCCACGGCCTTCGCGTCGACGACACCGGTGTACGCGGCGTGCGCGGTGTTCTGGACGCTCGGCGAGATCGTGATCCAGTCGGTGGGCGTCGCGATCGTGGCCGAACTGGCCCCACCGCATCTGCGTGGGCGCTACAACGGCGCCTACGGTACGGCGGCGGGCCTCGCCGCGTTCGTCGCTCCGTTGGGCGGAACCCAGCTGCTGGTGCTGGGCGCGCCGGTGCTGTGGACGGTCTGCCTGGCCCTGTGCCTGGCCGCGGCCGTCGGCCAGCTGTTGCTCGGCAACGCCGTCCGCCACCGGATGGCCACCGCGTCCGTTCCCGTGGCGGCCTGATCCGGCTTCACCCCGCGGTGGGGCGACCGTCCATCCTGGACGCGAGGATCGCCGCGCCGGGACCGGAAACGTCGCCGAGAGCGGCGACCCGGCCCGCGATCGTCAGCAGGAGCGCCTCGCCACGGCCATGGACTTCCGGCCCGGACCCGGTCGACCAGCCGAGATCGGTGGCGACGAGCCGGAGCCCGCGTGCTCGCCGGCCGGCCTTGATCGGCGGGGCGTGGAGAGCGAAAGCCAAGGCGTGACGCAGCCGATCCGGCGGCACCTCGCGCGGGAACCCCAGCGGGCGTCGAATGTCCTGATGGTGGATGAGCCCGTCGAGCAACGCCACCCGTCCGCCGAACGCGGAGGTCAGGCCGCGCGGCTCGAGGTGCTCCTCGATCCTCGCGATCAGCTCGTCCGGTGTCCGGTCGGGTTTGCGCGCGACCCCGAGCGCGTTCATCCTGTTCAGCCGCAGACCGGCACGGAGGGCCTGACCGAACAGGTCCCGGAGGCGCAGGGCGTCGTAGTCGACGACATGGGCGACCACTTCCCGGACCGTCCACTCCGAACACAACGTCGGCTCGTCCCAGTGCAGGGGGGACAGAGTCCGCAGGAACGCGGCGAAGTCCGCACGTTCTTCCCTGGCGAGTCGAGCGACGGTGTCCACCGGCGGCCTCCTGGGATCACTGGTAGTCGAGCCACCCGCAAACGTAGTAGTCGGTGTCCTCGTTCCGCTCGACATACCAGGAATAGACGACGTCACCCGCGATTTTGCCGGTGCGCGCGTTCCGCTGGGTGACGGTGGCCTGGACCGTCACGAACTCCTGTCCCGGCGGGACGGAGTACGGCAGCATCTGCCAGCGCTCGACGTAGTGCCCGTGGAGCTCGAACCCGAGCAGGGTCGACCGCAGGCGCGGGCACGTTCCGCTGCGCAGCGCGGTCATGTCGTGATTGGCGAGACCGTTCATGTAGACCTGGAACACCCGGTCGATCGCGGCGGGTTCGAGGCCGGGCGCGGAGGATGAGGTCGGCGCCGGGGGCGTCACGGTCAGGGTCTGGGTCTCGACCGAGGGAGCCGAGTACGACGTGGACGTCTCGGGCGCGGAGTCGTAACGCGGTACCGGGAGCCCGCCTCGGCACGCCGAAAGGACCGTGCCGAGGCCGATCAGGAGTACGCCCGCCCGAGCGCGCGAAGTCAGAGGTCTCACACCGCCGACGCTAAGCGGCCTTCATGAAATTCGGATGAAGTTGATTCGGGTTGCGGCGCGAGCCAGTGATACCGCCTCGTGAGCGCGGTGAAGGGGACCTTCACGCGGCCTCGCTGTGGCTGCTGATGCTCCTGGGGCCACCCGGGTGTCCGTGAAGGCCTCCTTCACTACCCTGAGCGTAGGGAAGGAGGCCTTCACGGACATACTCCGAGAGGACAGGTTGCCTTACCTTTCAATAGCCTTTGCCTGCCTTGGAGTACGTGATGGCCTCGTTCGTTGCGTCTAGCGCAGTGAAGGGGTCCTTCAGGCGGCCTCGCTGCGGCTGCTGGTGCCCCTGAGGTCTTCACGGACCTACCCGACAGGTACCCCTCACTAACCGTCCTGACCACTTACGAGGCAGTCAGCAGTTCTCCATGAAGTGCCGGAGCACCCGCGTGCCGAACCGCAGCCCCTCGACCGGGACGCGTTCGTCGACACCGTGTGCCATCGCGCGATAGGGGAAGCCTTCCGGCAGCCACAGCGGCGCGAAACCGTAGCAGTCGATCCCGAGCGGGCTGAAGGCTTTCGCGTCCGTCCCGCCGCCCATGCAGTAGGGGACCACCACGGCTTCGGGATCCTCCGAACGCAGCGCGTCCGCCATCGCGTCGAACCACGGCGAGTCCACCGGGGCCTGGACAGGCGGCTGGTGCGCGACGAATTCGCGCGTCACGCCTTCGCCGAGCATCGCGTCGATCTCGGCGAACAGGTCCGGCTCGGCACCGGGAAGGACGCGGACGTCCACCTGGGCCTCGGCCGAACTCGGGATCACGTTCACCTTGTAGCCGGCGTCGAGCATGGTCGGCGTCGTGCTGTTGCGGACGGTCGGCACCACCAGCGCCCCGGCGGGCCCGAGCCGCGCGATCGTTCCGTCCACATCGGACAGATCGACCGGGACCCCGAGCGCCTCGCCGGTGCGCTCCAGGAAGGCTTGCACCGTCGGGGTCAGCTGGACCGGCCAGCGGTGCGCGGCGATCTTGCCGAGCGCGGCGACCAGCCGGGTGACGGCGTTCTCGTCGTTGGGCCGCGACCCGTGCCCCGCGCGGCCTTTGGCGGTCAGCCGCAGATGCGCGGTGCCGCGTTCGGCCGTCGCCACCGGATAGAGCCGTACGGTCCGTCCGTCGGCGGCGGGGACGTGGTAGCTGTAGGCGCCCGACTCGCTGATCGCGGCCGCGCAACCGTCGAACAGGTCGCGGTGTGCCGCGGCGAGCCAGTGCGCGCCGTATTCGCCCTTGTCCTCCTCGTCGGCCACGAACGCGAGCACGATGTCCCGCCGCGGCCGGAAACCGGTGGCGAGGGCGGCGAGCACCATCGCGCAGAAGTCCTTCATGTCGACCGCGCCGCGACCCCACAGGAATCCGTCGCGGACCTCGCCCGAGAACGGGTCCATCGACCAGTCGGCGGCGTCGGCCGGGACGACGTCGAGATGCCCCTGCACGAGCAGCGCGGGCAGGCTCGGGTCGGTGCCGGGGACCCGGGCGATCACGTTCGCGCGCCGGGGCGCGGACTCGATGATCTTCGAGTCGATCCCGAGCCCGGACAGCAGCGACGCGACGTACTCGGCAGCCTCGCGCTCGCCCTCGGAATCCCCGTTGCCCCGGTTCGTGGTGTCGAACCGGATCAGCCGGGAGCAGACTTCGACGACATCCAACTCAGCCATAGATACCCTGCACCGCCCCAGCCGCGATCGCCGTGACGATCTTGAACGCTTTCATCGCTTCGGTCATGTCCGGCGCGTCGAAACCGACCCGCCGCACGCCGATCTGTTCCACCGTCGGGATCACCGCCGCGGCCTGCGCGAGATGGCTCGCGTCGAACTCGACCTCGATCCGGTGAGGGGTGGTGAACCGCTCGACCCGGCCCGCCCGGTTCATCGCGTCCGCCGCGGCCGAGGACAGCAGTTCGGCGGTCCTGGCGGGCGGGAGGCAAATCGCGGCGTAGCGGCTGATGCACTCCTTCACCGTGACCAACT contains these protein-coding regions:
- a CDS encoding ATP-grasp domain-containing protein, which translates into the protein MSTKPCVVLVDTYETADHGLPQTARHIAPTFVALGAECVRVQSAPDAPGQYRKSSPTMSNYRENIVHDGDLTKTLDALSVHEPVAVVAGGEYAVAFTDVLSEALGVPSNGTALSLARRDKFAMGEAVDAAGLNGARQLLTADEAELAAWHRAMGGRIVVKPNRSAGGDGVAFCDTPERSVEALRAITSRQNVFSEDNDFVVAQEYLAGSEYMVNTVSMDGLHQVCDIWKSSRFAINGVSDLLGACQIVPRRAPGHDELVEYAFAVLDAVGIRHGAAHVEIKLTPRGPRLIEVGSRLSGGDLPHLARLAIGESQLDWMADAVLRPERFRERWGEDYRIQRHYAWSALLSPVEGTLRRYTVLEEIERLESFHEMFVLTRPGKPLRRTVDDTTFPVVVTFMHEIEEYVLRDLGTLRYLDGVGCYELES
- a CDS encoding maleylpyruvate isomerase family mycothiol-dependent enzyme; the protein is MDTVARLAREERADFAAFLRTLSPLHWDEPTLCSEWTVREVVAHVVDYDALRLRDLFGQALRAGLRLNRMNALGVARKPDRTPDELIARIEEHLEPRGLTSAFGGRVALLDGLIHHQDIRRPLGFPREVPPDRLRHALAFALHAPPIKAGRRARGLRLVATDLGWSTGSGPEVHGRGEALLLTIAGRVAALGDVSGPGAAILASRMDGRPTAG
- a CDS encoding MDR family MFS transporter, whose translation is MTAQGFLRTRLGGLPKSFWVLWTGTLVNRLGTMVLPFLALYLTSERGLSVATAGTVLALLGIGQVFSQLIGGVLADRIGRRATLTGGMLATGAIMLVLGYVERLELIAVAALLLGLALDVFRPATQSIVADLVPGADRTRAFGLLLWAINLGFSIAMVLGGTMARAGFTTLFWVDAATCVLFALLVWKAVPETRGGGPTRERGGFTVVLRDRVMVGLMLVSLAVAFVFLQSLATLPLAMREDGLSPAGYGLVMAVNGIVIVVVQPLVGHRLGRWDPSRVLACGILLTGLGFGATAFASTTPVYAACAVFWTLGEIVIQSVGVAIVAELAPPHLRGRYNGAYGTAAGLAAFVAPLGGTQLLVLGAPVLWTVCLALCLAAAVGQLLLGNAVRHRMATASVPVAA
- a CDS encoding M20/M25/M40 family metallo-hydrolase, with the translated sequence MAELDVVEVCSRLIRFDTTNRGNGDSEGEREAAEYVASLLSGLGIDSKIIESAPRRANVIARVPGTDPSLPALLVQGHLDVVPADAADWSMDPFSGEVRDGFLWGRGAVDMKDFCAMVLAALATGFRPRRDIVLAFVADEEDKGEYGAHWLAAAHRDLFDGCAAAISESGAYSYHVPAADGRTVRLYPVATAERGTAHLRLTAKGRAGHGSRPNDENAVTRLVAALGKIAAHRWPVQLTPTVQAFLERTGEALGVPVDLSDVDGTIARLGPAGALVVPTVRNSTTPTMLDAGYKVNVIPSSAEAQVDVRVLPGAEPDLFAEIDAMLGEGVTREFVAHQPPVQAPVDSPWFDAMADALRSEDPEAVVVPYCMGGGTDAKAFSPLGIDCYGFAPLWLPEGFPYRAMAHGVDERVPVEGLRFGTRVLRHFMENC